In Puntigrus tetrazona isolate hp1 chromosome 15, ASM1883169v1, whole genome shotgun sequence, the DNA window AGCGAAACCTAGTTGTTGAGGTTTGTAAAACTTAGCACTGATTTCATGAATTGATTGATCATTTTCTGTCCATATCACCCACAGAAGTTGATCCTGATAGGCGGTTGTGTGTCCGTCTGTCTTCTCATCCTCATCATCTCTCTAGCCATTGGATTGAGCTAACCAAGACACTCTGTTTCAGACAGACAGGAACTCGGGACTATCTGTTTGCATGCTGTAGAATTTGTGTTGTAGCCGACAGattcagtacatttttttaaaaaaaacaaaaagtcgcAGACTTCATATGCTGGGATTTTATATACTGTTGGAGACTCAGAAGAGTAGACATCAGTTCTTTATTGAGAACTGCGTGGCACTGCAGTCATCAAAAGTCTTTAGCAGTGATGCATTGAATGTTATAGGCATTCAGTGGGCAGTCCTTAAAGGTGTTCACCTCACACAGCCTCAGAAGTGACCgcttaaacaaaaaaacgtcgTTATGTTCTATATGCTATTCAAATGTCATTCCAGGTCCAgtttctttttacattaaattgcttttttgcCCACAGACACACAGGACAATGAAAAAGGCTGAAACGGtttaaagaggtcatatgatgcaatttcaaAGTTTGCATTTCTCTGTGgggtgttacaagctgttagtgacCACGCCTTCCTAAAATGGCTCgcttaaacacgcccccactatTCTATATGTGGGAGCGATAACTCCGCCCCAGTGTTTACGCAaaaaagaaggcggagctattattctgtgTGTAGTGTTGCCGCGggtgccatgttctggagacgctgtgtttcattatgaaagtgaaactacttagTTTGTGCTTCCAAAATAGGATGCATctagaaatcagtgttaagttgtgtttacaCAGATATTCgagtgtgttcagcacattCACGGAGGACTGATTCCTGAACCTGACAGCAGTCTATAGACTTTAAGAGAGTGATTCTAACTCTACAAGAACAGTCTgctgcttctgactcacaaccttttaAGTAAGTTacgtatttttttaattaaaagaatgtgCTACTCATGCACAAGTTATGCGCGGTATAGAGTAGTACTTGTTTGCCATTTCTCAGATCACAAATCCAGACATAGTCATGTTtatgcaaagtttaaaaagacAGTACATTCATATCGGTATTATAATCAGTAGTTATGTCTcgactggatgcaacaaatgcatcatttgaaatggattttattgttttcgTGTCAGAGTCCTGAGACACAGCATCACGTTACAAGGGGCGTAACATTTCCGTTACACGCTTAACgtatttggccaatcacaacgTACTCAATAGCTGGTCAGTCAGAGCACAccttgtaaaaaatgtatgcatttcagGAAGGCAGGGcatagaggagaaacaataatgtactaAACGtggacagtaatgttttttttgtactgcatgacacaaaatgttctgtttagaaacatcatatgacctctttaaaGCTACTATTGTCCCATTTTTGCCTTCTCAACCTCTTAAAATGCACATATGTAGATCAGGGGAATCTAAACTTTTTCCAGGGCATGTGTTTGCCAAGGCCCTCATGAACACTCAGCTTTCAGACCACAGTATTTCCAACTTCAATGCAGAACCGTCCAGGCAAAGGTGAATCTGACTTTGATTACATGCATATGGTTGTCATTTAGTTATACATGGCACTAATATAAAATCCATTTCTTGCTCCATACATCTGAGGTTGAATATTTTCAAACCATgctaacaaaccatgcatcagTGGAAAGCATACTCAGagaaaaaatcatatattttacgACTGAGAGACATTCGCTTCATTGCTAAAGAAAACCGATGTTCTGACTTTCATGTTGAATCATCAAACCTGAGGTCACACAGTGTGATCTAGCTTTTATTTCggctattttttttactctgaacAAAGCAAAGTGCCTCGTGTGTCATTGTGAAGCTCTTTGAAGCAAACGGATTCTCTTATTTTGAAATCTGTGATGACTGACAAAAAGCAATGCTTTAATAAAGAAAGATGTTTTGACGCTAAGTTGGAGCAGACTGCTTTCTGTAAAGGGTGTCAAGCTGTAATAAAGTAGaggaataatattaaaaagtgtgaTCTTTCAGTACTGATGTTAAATGTTCTGTTTCATAAATGCAAAGTTACTGTGGAAAAATATAGAGAGAGATTTAGACATCTGACAACTAATTCAGAGAAACAGATCGTCTGCAATGCAATGTTAATAGCCAGCATGCATTTTGGCATGAAATATTATGATGATTTTCACCATCGTTGGGTTTCTTGATgtctaattaattgaaaattttTAACAAGTTTTAGTATTTCCTCTTAATTCATACAAGTGTGATAGTCTCACGATGAATACAGTCATCATATCATGACCTTAGGGGATCTTCGTTTTATTACAAGTTATTAGTTATTACAAGTTACAGGGAAAACCCAGCATTAAACTACAAAGCCATATAAAGCCCAGCTAAGCAAACACTGATCACAATAATGGTGACTcgctgaaatgttaaaaatttcaacATTAATTGCAGgtgcaaaagtgattttatgcaATTAACTGTGACTTATTATCAGTTGTTGACATTGATTCAGTGTTTGTTTGCTATAGAGTACTTGAATTGTTcagtttgtacatttttatgcacataGTCATGACgaaatgatgttaaaatgagttaaaattGAAAGTCAAAGGTGGCGCTACTCTGGTAAGAACCACTTCCGGTCCTGTAGCTGCTGTCCTGAAACTGCTGGTGCTACAAGTCTGCAGCCGGGGTCAGATCCTGCTCCAAAGTGACGTCCAGGTTCATAAGTGTTTATCATGAGTTTTGCCCGACACGGGAGAGTCAATCACTTCATAACACTGGAAGTGTGGATATTTGGACATGACAAATTTTGTAGTTATTTACATATCGTTGCAAAGTAGGGCAAATATCTCTGCAGCAAGGTAATGGGAGTTACCACATCGGGGCGTTTTTGGAACATGTGACCTGATTGGCTGTTGTCATAGTGatgtaggtttaggggtggggCTAAGGCAGGGGGATAATTTTGATTGCATGACTTAGAAACACCCAGCTGTTTGAAAACGGCCACTTTTTATATGCAGACACCACAATCAAAAATAAGATTACCAGCAAATtaccattatttattattattattattattattattattattattattattttattttacaaatgtaaatttaacTAATGTAAATTTAACTACTAATAAGTCACTACCTGTTGAAAAAAACTAGAAAGAGCAAagtaaaaatctgtaaattacTTGTTTACTGACAAGCACAAAGACTAAGATTTTCTTagcttttcatatttaatttcctttaaaatattgttttgattaatttaaatgttgttgtcCTTGCATGTTCCTTGTtctataatttgtaataataataataataataataataataataaagaaagtcAGCGTgctaaaataagaattaaaaccaaaaaacacttctatatattagacttttattttgacgagCGGCGGGCAGGAAATCGTCACATACCCTGGGATCGCTTCCTGTGGTAAAGGGATTTCCGTCAACAACAGATAAATCTGATCAAAACATCAATGACGAGCGGAAACTGCTTTTTCGTGGTCTTTTAAGCTCGTCGGGAGTGTAAGACAGATCTAGCCAAAGCTGATTTCAGTGTTCACATCTGTTCAAACGCGTCCCACACGTAAGTTAAGACAGAACCTTATTGTTATTCACACTTTGAAGAGCTTGCTCGTGAACTTGTGTGTTCATCGTGTACACTCACTCTTCATATTTCTCTTAATTCAGCGATATTTATTTCACTGTGAGTTCGTTTAATGCCGTAGAGATGGTATTAAAGCAATAACATTCCGTGCCACTATAGTGCTTTTGAATCATACTATGGTAATGTATTGAATTAGTTTGTTGTTGTGGTagtgatataaataaatgactttaccTAATACTGTACTAAGTTCTCTACAACTGTAGGGTAATGTTGTATTATActaattattacagtttatcaGTTCAATACAGTTGATACAACAGTATGCTgaagtatatacagtatgcacTTTTCTATagaatggtaaaaaaaacactatatttttaatatatatatatatatatatatatatatatatatatatatatatatatatatatatatatatatataatttttttcatgtggGATGGATGGAAACAGATTATACAAATCTACATAAATTatacaaagatgaataaataatctttccatcAATATTTGGCGatagatgcaactatttgaaaatcttaaatattgagaaaattgcattaaaagttgtccagatgaagttcttagcaatgcatacgACTAGTCAAGCTTTATGTTTTGATATGTTCGtggtagaaaatgtacaaaatatcttcatggaacatgatcctTATTTAATATCCacattttttggcataaaagaaaaatggatttttttgaCACCCGTGCCGCTGATATCTGGTTTAGTGCTTGAGGCTCACAAATGGTATTGTCCTCTGGACGACGTAATCGTTTGATCGTGGGTCTGCTGAATGTTCGCCGTGATGAACGGCCTGGGATTTGTCagtttttgggtttgtttcCGAGCAGGATGAACGCTCCGGCGGTGCGCAGGGGCATCGGCGTCCAGCCGTCTGACCTGATGTGTAAGAGAGGATGCGGTTTCTATGGTAACGCCGTCTGGCAGGGCCTTTGCTCCAAATGCTGGCGAGAGCAGAACCAGTGCACTAAAGCCAAGCAGATAGAGGACGACCGAGCGCTGGCCGAGAGGTGAGAGACCGGACCTTGAGCGATGCTGCGTCCTTTGCGTTCTTCCGCTCTGCTGTGCTCAGCCGCTGTGCTGCTGTGTGTCTGTCAGGCtacagagagaggaggaggcgGCGTACGCCAGCAGCCGCGAGGAAGCGCGCTCACCACCAGAGTCCTCCAGAACACACAGCGTGCCCATGGTCAAGAGACTGTTCACCTCCGCTCCCAAAACACCGGCGAGGAGAGGTACGGCAGCGAGACGCAGCACTCAGGAAACACATCTGCTGTGAATACACTGTGTGTGCATTAATCGTTTAGACGCACGCTTTTATACAAAGAAGGAATACAAATACACCGGAAGGAATCAAAACCGACATAAGAGCAATGATATGCTGTACgcagtaatattttatacaataaaaaagtacaagtagaaagaatagaaaaagaacagGGAAcagcagtgttattttttttcataataaataaaaagaatagtaATAGAAGggttaaaggttgttttttttctggtaatgCTCAGTATTTAGTTGTGAGTGCAATCCCTAAGGTTTTTTGAGGGTCTTTTTCAACCCTAAAAAGCTCTTAAATCAGAGTTGAAAGTCTTAAATTCATACAGTTGCGCCATTAAATGTTACATAGTGTTTTTCAGTACGGATATCTGAGCATCATTTGCTTAGGATGCTAATGTGTTCTGAGCAATCTGAACAAAAGtaagtttatgcttaaaacgaGAGCAAATATCCGTCTTTTCCCTTTTGAAATAAAGTAGTGGAAGGTATTTATTCttctcactttattttgattagcttgccttttttttccacaattacCACATTAATAATAGCTAATGGTTCGGCTTCGGCCTTTTCTGAGCAGACTTTAGACAGGTGACGAGCGGCTGACTCTTGTTCTCACGCAGAGGCCGGCGCTCCGAAGAGCTCCTCTCTCAGCCGACAGCCCAGCGCAGAACGGGACCATGTGACGCAGCACTTCATCGACTTCCTCAAGACCTTCCAGAGACCCGGATAcgacatttttaaacagtgcCACGCCTTCGTTGAAAACGTCGCACACAAGAAGGTGTTTTCCGGCATGCACGCTTCAGGAAAcaataaaagctgaatttttgttttggatCGCAATATTGTGCGACAGTGTCTTAGTAACtaaatgttttctgtctgtctgcgctGCAGGTGGCTGCCGGAGGTGAGGATTTCTCCGAGTCTGTGCAGGATTTTTATCAAAACATGTCAGAATACCTGCAGACCAACCTGAAAGGTACAACGTGcaaagtttgttgttttctgtaaataataaatcagaaaGACCTGTTCGTTCGTTTTATAAGATGAATGGAATTAATGCGTTTGCAATGAATCGTGAGCGGTGATAAATGagctttgaaaaatatatatgatcaGGGTGTTTATACAAGAACAATCAAGGCTGAAAGGAGGAGAGAAactaaagcatattttaaaagaatatattttacgTTTTGAATCTAGATGATGTTTAGTTCTCAGaaagtatattttcaaatacagtGTCTTTTATGAGTTTTATTGGTACTACAGTATTTTTGTtacttgcatgttttttttgtatggtgATTGTTTAAATGTCTAGCCCTATTTGACTGTAAAGGATGCATTGAAATGAAGTCGTTGCCAGGATTACAGACATGTTGCTGATGTGAtgttaaaacaaagaaatgggtgcataattaaataaacaactaaCTAAAACGGTCGGTAACCTTTTGCGGCATATTATCTgcgttttacatttttgtcatgaaGTATCATTTCAAATTTTCCCAGTTATTAAATGTGCTCTCAGTCACAAACACAGAGTGCGTGTGAAAGAGGAGGAGACAAAACCATTCAATCACAATTACTGCTGCcttaattttctttctgctgCGCTGCAcgcttttactttatttgtgtttatagcCCCTAAATGCATGAAGCAGTCGCTGTGACTATAGCATGTGCCGGGGGCTTCTTCTACATGAAATGCATGCTCCTCTCTTGACCCACGCCAGTGATGGTCTCCTCAGCGGGGTGGTGTTTGTGCCTGCGCTATATAGTCACATTTATAGTAGTTGTCCCatttaaaacagatattttgcCGTGTTTCTGTCGGtcatgtgtaaatgtgtgtcaGGGTCTCCAGACGTGATGGAGACGGTGATGGATGAGGTGGAGCGGTATGTGATGGGCCGTCTGTACAAGCAGCTCTTCTGCCCGGACAGCACAGACGATGAGAAGAAAGACCTGGCCGTCCAGAACAGAATCAGGTGTGCTGAAAGAGTTTGGTTGGTCAGGTTGAAACGTGAAGAATAAAAACGGTGtaacactttgtgtgtgtgtgtgtgtgtgtgtgtgtgtgtgtgtgtgtgtgtgtgtgtgtgtgtgtgtgtgtgtgtgtgtgtgtgtgtgtgtgtgtgtgtgtgtgtgtgtgtgtgtgtgtgttttcaggtctTTGTACTGGGTGTCTATTGAGATGCTGGGTGCTCCTGTAGATGAGCAGATCCCTAAAGTATCAGACAGTGTGGAGAGAGCCATAACAGGtatagacgtgtgtgtgtgtgtgtgtgcgtgtgtgtgtgtgtgattatacACTCACAGCTGAGCCGAGCAGATGTATAGTGAACTTAGTGCTTcataaaacagacaatattgttGCTATTGCAGcaatctatctctctctctatatatataatctcaaaTATCTATATCATGTATGTATagaatacaacaaaatattttctagaCACCTTAAGTCAAATATTATGACAAAGTGCATTATGAAGAAAAAATGCACCTGTCTGCAGCTGCATTAGAGCTAACGTTAGCATCATGCTACATCCATTTCCTATCAtaactgtgtttatatatgtttataagtAACCCAAGCAACCATATGCAAAAGTTTATCTATACATgcatgtcaaatgattaatcgtgattaaaataagttttgtgtattattttgaaagacCTGATCGACTTGGACTCTAAAAAGGTTCCCAAGGAGAAGTTGGCGTGTGTGACCAGGAGCAGTAAACACATCATGACAGCCGTGCAGGGCAGTAAGAAAGCCGCCGCCTCAGCAGATGACTTTCTGCCCACTCTCGTCTACATCGTGCTGAAGGCCAACCCGCCTCGATTACACTCCAACATCCAGTACATCACCCGCTACTGCAACCCCAGCCGCCTGATGAGCGGAGAGGACGGCTATTACTTCACTAACCTGGTAGGGATTCACTTACCCTGTGTGTGGGCTGTTCTTGCTCAAACACAACGGGAAATACTCACTATAAGACCGGGAAGTGTTTCAAACGAGCGGTCATAAATTCATACCATATTACCTTCCCATTGTATGATGAGAATATATTTCAGGTATATTTTTTTCTCGTTAGATTTTCTAGAGGTAccaataattgtgtccaacttgtatttgagaaaaatattattattattctcaaaTGAAAGGttggatttttttataatggatTCCTTGTTTATATTTACCAAGGCTACCAACAACTCTGATCACCTGTGTCTGTATTTCTGTTGTTCAGTAGAATGCACTACCttattttttcatgaaaaatcaCACAGCATTTCTTCCAATAATTTTATGTTCTAATCTGAAAACGTAAAGCTCGTTTCAGTAAACGACTTAcagtaattaaaagtaattaaatgcaCGCTACAGAATTtctaaagggggaaaaaaacatttaaaaaagctgcagtccataactTTTGTCTCTCTGGCacttaataaacagaactgtgcGCTTCTTGTGGAAGGACATTGTAGCCGGatctacttctctctgtttgtgtctATGATGAATCACTCAGGTTCTGTGCTCCTCCGCAGCGCTACCTACCAGAACCAGTCTAGATAGTCACTTATTATAGGTGTACCGTAGTGAAGCCAAAAACACGGACTGATTTTGCcaattttgaacacaaaaaagttatgtactgcacctttaagaataaattgtaatattaataagttCTTTAATCAATcaaacagtataaagtagaagaatacaatgatagggatgtataataacgagagtgaacaatttgttattaaatgcagagacggtctctggaatcaattcgacgataatctctagaagttaagtgtccccaacaaagca includes these proteins:
- the rabgef1l gene encoding RAB guanine nucleotide exchange factor (GEF) 1, like, with translation MNAPAVRRGIGVQPSDLMCKRGCGFYGNAVWQGLCSKCWREQNQCTKAKQIEDDRALAERLQREEEAAYASSREEARSPPESSRTHSVPMVKRLFTSAPKTPARREAGAPKSSSLSRQPSAERDHVTQHFIDFLKTFQRPGYDIFKQCHAFVENVAHKKVAAGGEDFSESVQDFYQNMSEYLQTNLKGSPDVMETVMDEVERYVMGRLYKQLFCPDSTDDEKKDLAVQNRIRSLYWVSIEMLGAPVDEQIPKVSDSVERAITDLIDLDSKKVPKEKLACVTRSSKHIMTAVQGSKKAAASADDFLPTLVYIVLKANPPRLHSNIQYITRYCNPSRLMSGEDGYYFTNLCCAVAFIEKLDAQSLNLSHEDFELYMSGASSPPGPQASSSGHSSQNGFRERRRAEDALETDLIEWSDGQELSVLGMLEGPPVRTHTSTPFTIDSDNVGGDSLPPPLQPQKFNG